A genomic window from Flavobacterium hankyongi includes:
- a CDS encoding PQQ-dependent sugar dehydrogenase has product MKLNLLIIALVFIQFEGKSQTGTIALQNFASGFASPVDIANCGDNRLFIVEQDGLIRILNNNGTVNSTPFLNITTLTNESGEQGLLGMAFHPNYSSNGFFYINYTNNSGNTVIARYSVNPSNPDLANTTGTILLTITQPYSNHNGGTLKFGPDGYLYIGMGDGGSGGDPGNRAQNINELLGKMLRIDVNSGTPYSIPSNNPYVGVAGLDEIWAIGLRNPWKFSFDRLTGDLWVADVGQNQYEEVNRATSTESGLNYGWRCYEGNTAYNTTGCAAQSTMKSPLFITTHSNGFCSITGGYVYRGTQYPNFQGKYLFSDYCKAQIGISDSLGNVIFSQTFSGNNFVSFGEDANGELYVSSISNGTVYKIIDSSLELSEHSKNEVLIYPNPSKNEVYIKNTNLGNPITKVEICDINGKTILTENNHTNSIDYVKTQSLQSGFYVMKITNNLGLHSIHKLIKD; this is encoded by the coding sequence ATGAAATTAAACCTATTAATTATCGCTTTGGTTTTTATTCAATTTGAAGGAAAATCTCAAACAGGAACAATTGCTCTCCAAAATTTTGCTTCGGGTTTTGCCTCTCCAGTAGATATAGCAAATTGTGGTGACAACAGATTATTTATAGTTGAACAAGATGGATTAATCAGAATTTTAAATAATAACGGAACAGTCAATTCAACTCCTTTTCTAAATATTACAACACTAACCAATGAAAGTGGGGAACAAGGGCTTTTAGGCATGGCTTTTCATCCCAATTATAGTAGTAACGGCTTTTTTTACATCAATTACACCAATAATAGTGGCAATACAGTGATTGCACGTTATTCTGTTAACCCAAGTAATCCTGATCTTGCCAACACAACCGGAACAATTTTACTTACTATCACTCAACCTTATTCTAATCATAATGGAGGTACTTTAAAATTCGGTCCTGATGGTTACTTATATATTGGCATGGGTGATGGTGGAAGTGGTGGAGATCCAGGAAATAGAGCTCAAAACATTAATGAGTTATTGGGTAAAATGCTTCGGATAGATGTAAATTCAGGTACTCCTTATAGTATTCCTTCCAATAATCCTTATGTTGGTGTTGCAGGTTTAGATGAAATTTGGGCCATTGGATTACGAAATCCTTGGAAGTTTTCATTTGACAGACTAACAGGCGATTTATGGGTTGCTGATGTTGGACAAAATCAATACGAGGAAGTTAACAGAGCAACTTCAACAGAAAGCGGACTAAATTATGGATGGCGCTGTTATGAAGGGAACACAGCTTATAATACTACTGGTTGTGCAGCACAATCCACCATGAAATCTCCTTTATTTATAACCACTCACAGTAACGGATTTTGCTCTATTACTGGCGGTTATGTGTATCGAGGAACGCAGTATCCAAACTTTCAAGGCAAGTATTTGTTTTCAGATTATTGTAAAGCACAAATTGGTATAAGTGATAGCCTAGGAAATGTGATTTTTTCGCAAACATTTAGTGGCAACAATTTTGTGAGTTTTGGTGAAGATGCAAATGGAGAATTATATGTCTCATCAATTAGTAATGGTACCGTTTATAAAATTATAGACAGTTCTTTAGAACTTAGTGAGCATTCTAAAAATGAAGTATTAATATATCCTAATCCATCAAAAAATGAAGTGTATATCAAAAATACAAATTTAGGCAACCCTATTACAAAAGTTGAAATTTGCGATATAAACGGAAAAACAATTCTAACTGAAAACAACCATACCAATTCTATCGATTATGTAAAAACACAATCACTGCAATCTGGATTTTATGTTATGAAAATCACTAATAATCTAGGATTACATTCTATTCACAAACTGATTAAAGACTAA
- a CDS encoding aldo/keto reductase → MKNIILPNTNLEVSEICLGTMTFGNQNSEAEAHAQMDYAFGRGINFFDTAEMYPIGGNEHIFGSTERHIGSWFKKSGKRDKVVLATKIAGPNRGMSYIRKPLDFSKKSIHEAVELSLKNLQTDYIDLYQMHWPERVMNMFGKRGVTEIDSQWQDNILDVLTTFDGLIKEGKIKHIGVSNENPWGVMKFLNEAEKHNLPRIATIQNPFSLLNRLFEVGLSEICMRENVGLLAYSPLAFGFLTGKYLNGTPTNSRMGTFPNFVRYTNENCYKVTKMYQELAHSLGLTLTELSLAFVHHQSFVTSTIIGATNLDQLEENINAFDVRLTDDVLKQIEILQEAIPNPAP, encoded by the coding sequence ATGAAAAATATAATCCTTCCCAACACCAATCTTGAAGTAAGCGAAATTTGTTTAGGAACTATGACTTTTGGAAATCAAAACTCAGAAGCCGAAGCTCATGCTCAAATGGATTATGCCTTTGGGAGAGGAATTAATTTTTTTGATACAGCCGAAATGTATCCAATAGGAGGGAATGAACATATTTTTGGAAGTACCGAAAGACATATTGGCTCATGGTTTAAAAAATCGGGAAAACGTGATAAAGTAGTTTTAGCAACAAAAATTGCTGGGCCAAACAGAGGAATGAGTTATATTAGGAAGCCATTAGATTTTTCTAAAAAAAGTATTCATGAAGCGGTTGAGCTGAGTTTGAAAAACCTTCAGACAGATTATATCGATTTGTATCAAATGCATTGGCCAGAACGTGTAATGAATATGTTTGGTAAGCGTGGTGTTACTGAAATTGATAGCCAATGGCAGGATAATATTCTTGATGTGCTTACAACTTTTGATGGATTAATTAAAGAAGGCAAAATAAAACATATCGGAGTTTCAAATGAAAACCCTTGGGGAGTAATGAAGTTTTTAAACGAAGCGGAAAAACATAATTTACCAAGAATTGCTACGATTCAAAATCCATTTTCGTTATTAAATAGATTGTTCGAAGTAGGTTTGTCTGAAATATGTATGCGTGAAAACGTTGGATTGTTAGCATATTCACCACTAGCTTTCGGGTTCTTGACTGGTAAGTATTTAAACGGAACACCAACTAATTCTAGAATGGGAACATTTCCGAACTTTGTACGTTATACCAATGAAAATTGCTATAAAGTCACAAAAATGTATCAAGAATTAGCACATAGTTTAGGATTGACTTTAACAGAATTATCTTTGGCTTTTGTACACCACCAAAGTTTTGTGACTTCAACAATTATTGGCGCAACAAATCTTGACCAATTGGAAGAAAATATCAATGCTTTTGACGTTCGACTAACAGATGATGTATTGAAACAAATTGAGATATTACAGGAAGCGATTCCTAATCCTGCCCCTTAA
- a CDS encoding OmpA family protein — translation MIKKISAGLLVLALSTSCVSKKIYTDLENKFADLKKERNALADENELLKSGKSQSDLDNANLKSELEKLKGERDKLAADYAATSNNLQTLQNSYNALEKNSDEALKANMDKNRELLAQLEAKEKALADEKARLDKLGRDFKDRSDRVAELENLIAAKEASMKKLRETLAKSLKAFEGKGLVVHQKDGKVYVSMENKLLFESGSWTVGAEGKKAVDLVGKVLGDNPDIAVLIEGHTDNDKITGTLTGGVENNWDLSTKRATAIVNILASNPKVNKANLTAAGRSEYSPLVSNDNANGKAKNRRIEIILTPKLDELAKALNEI, via the coding sequence ATGATAAAAAAAATTTCCGCAGGATTATTAGTGTTAGCATTAAGCACCTCATGTGTTTCTAAAAAAATCTATACAGATTTAGAGAATAAATTCGCCGATTTAAAAAAGGAAAGAAATGCCTTGGCAGATGAAAATGAATTATTAAAATCAGGAAAAAGTCAATCTGATTTAGATAATGCAAATTTAAAATCGGAATTAGAAAAATTAAAAGGCGAGCGTGATAAGTTAGCTGCCGATTATGCTGCGACAAGCAATAATCTTCAAACGCTTCAAAATTCATACAACGCTTTAGAAAAGAACAGTGATGAGGCATTAAAAGCAAATATGGATAAAAACCGTGAATTGCTTGCTCAACTAGAGGCTAAAGAAAAAGCATTGGCAGATGAAAAAGCACGCTTGGATAAGCTAGGAAGAGATTTCAAAGATCGTTCAGACAGAGTTGCGGAATTAGAGAACTTAATTGCTGCGAAAGAAGCTTCAATGAAAAAACTTCGTGAAACGTTAGCAAAATCGTTAAAAGCATTTGAAGGAAAAGGACTGGTTGTACACCAAAAAGACGGTAAAGTTTATGTTTCTATGGAAAATAAATTACTTTTCGAATCTGGAAGTTGGACTGTAGGTGCTGAAGGTAAAAAGGCTGTTGATTTAGTAGGTAAAGTTTTAGGTGATAATCCTGATATTGCTGTGCTAATTGAAGGTCATACAGATAATGATAAAATTACAGGGACGTTAACAGGTGGTGTAGAAAATAACTGGGATTTATCAACTAAGAGAGCTACAGCTATAGTGAATATTTTAGCTTCTAATCCAAAGGTTAATAAAGCAAATTTAACTGCTGCTGGACGTAGTGAGTATTCTCCGTTAGTTTCTAATGATAATGCTAATGGTAAGGCAAAAAACCGTCGTATTGAAATAATATTAACTCCTAAATTAGATGAATTAGCTAAAGCGTTAAACGAAATCTAA
- a CDS encoding porin family protein, translating into MKKITYLLLLLTNVLFAQINFEKGYYIDNSGQKIEGLIKDEDWMNNPTKFLFKKNDNDVENTKSIRDIKEFVIDNFSKYERVEVMIDTSSVDWRRLSYNKNPEWSKKVIFLKLIVDGDAKLYEFTDGTNKKFFYSFKNSAIEQLVYKEYTQPNSTTVIENNTFRQQLWNNVKCSQTEYKTLSKMKYKTSELIKYFLMINNCDGNKSIVETSSQVQNSKGSFWLKVKAGANFSNLTLASNYNVLKNVEFGNKIGPKIGVEFEINLGFNKNKWSVFYEPTYQKYKSEMIKKLYGSDYRYNANITTIDHLLGVKYYMFLNKDSKLFVDAGLFFRQLSGDLQYGSVSGSYMNEYSLENYISFTGGLGFSYKKADFEVRYSKSSIIPTNLGGDSAKFGVISAVFGYKIFDFKKK; encoded by the coding sequence ATGAAGAAAATTACGTACCTATTATTACTATTAACAAATGTTCTTTTCGCTCAAATCAATTTTGAAAAGGGATATTACATAGATAATTCAGGTCAAAAAATAGAAGGATTGATTAAAGACGAGGACTGGATGAATAATCCAACTAAATTTTTATTTAAAAAAAATGATAATGATGTAGAAAATACTAAATCAATCCGTGACATTAAAGAATTTGTTATTGATAATTTTTCTAAATATGAAAGAGTTGAAGTAATGATAGACACTTCATCTGTTGATTGGAGAAGATTATCTTACAATAAAAATCCAGAATGGTCAAAAAAAGTAATTTTTTTAAAATTGATTGTTGATGGAGATGCTAAGCTGTATGAGTTTACTGATGGAACAAATAAAAAATTCTTCTATTCTTTTAAAAATTCAGCAATTGAACAATTAGTTTATAAAGAATATACTCAACCAAATAGTACTACTGTTATAGAAAATAATACTTTCAGACAGCAGTTGTGGAATAACGTGAAATGTTCTCAAACTGAATATAAGACTCTTTCCAAAATGAAGTATAAAACCTCAGAATTAATTAAGTATTTTTTAATGATTAATAATTGTGATGGTAACAAAAGTATTGTAGAGACAAGTTCACAAGTTCAAAATTCAAAAGGTAGTTTTTGGTTAAAAGTTAAAGCTGGAGCTAATTTTTCAAATTTGACATTAGCGTCTAATTATAATGTATTAAAGAATGTTGAATTTGGAAATAAAATAGGCCCTAAAATAGGTGTTGAATTTGAGATCAATTTAGGATTTAATAAAAATAAATGGTCTGTTTTTTATGAACCAACTTATCAAAAATACAAATCAGAAATGATAAAAAAACTGTATGGTTCAGATTATCGGTATAATGCAAATATAACCACCATAGATCACTTATTAGGAGTTAAGTATTATATGTTTTTAAATAAAGACTCAAAGCTTTTTGTAGATGCAGGGTTGTTCTTTAGACAGCTCTCTGGTGATTTGCAATATGGTTCCGTTAGTGGTAGTTATATGAATGAATATAGTTTAGAAAATTATATCAGTTTTACAGGAGGATTAGGATTTTCTTATAAAAAAGCTGATTTTGAAGTAAGATATTCTAAATCAAGTATAATTCCAACTAACTTAGGAGGAGATAGCGCTAAATTTGGTGTAATTTCGGCAGTATTTGGGTACAAAATTTTTGATTTTAAAAAGAAATAA
- a CDS encoding exodeoxyribonuclease III, producing the protein MKIISYNVNGIRAAITKGFLDWLKAADPDVICLQEIKATQDQIPVMEIQMAGYPYQYYFPAQKKGYSGVAILSKIEPKQVVFGTGIPHMDFEGRNVRADFEDFSVMSLYLPSGTNIDRLDHKFKYMDDFQEYINNLKKEIPNLIIAGDYNICHEAIDIHDPVRNAKISGFLPEERAWLDAFMKSGFVDSFRHFNKEPHNYSWWSYRANARENNKGWRIDYNLVSEPMKSRMKRAIILPEAKHSDHCPILVEIE; encoded by the coding sequence ATGAAGATTATTTCCTACAATGTGAACGGAATCCGTGCCGCTATAACTAAAGGATTTCTAGATTGGTTAAAAGCCGCAGATCCAGATGTAATTTGTTTACAGGAAATAAAGGCAACTCAAGATCAAATTCCTGTTATGGAAATTCAGATGGCAGGTTACCCTTATCAGTATTATTTTCCCGCTCAAAAAAAAGGATACAGTGGCGTGGCCATTTTATCTAAAATTGAGCCTAAGCAAGTAGTTTTCGGTACAGGTATACCACATATGGATTTTGAAGGGCGTAATGTTCGTGCCGATTTTGAGGATTTTTCGGTAATGAGTTTGTATTTACCATCTGGAACTAACATTGACAGATTGGATCATAAGTTCAAATACATGGATGATTTTCAGGAATACATTAATAATCTGAAAAAAGAAATTCCAAATCTAATTATTGCAGGTGATTACAATATTTGTCACGAGGCTATAGATATTCATGACCCTGTTCGTAATGCTAAAATCTCAGGATTTTTACCTGAAGAAAGAGCTTGGTTAGACGCATTCATGAAATCAGGATTTGTAGATAGTTTTAGACATTTTAATAAAGAACCTCATAATTATAGTTGGTGGTCGTATCGCGCCAATGCAAGAGAAAATAATAAAGGTTGGAGAATTGATTATAATTTGGTTTCGGAACCAATGAAAAGCAGAATGAAAAGAGCTATTATCTTACCTGAAGCCAAACATTCAGACCATTGTCCAATTTTAGTAGAGATTGAATAA
- a CDS encoding lysophospholipid acyltransferase family protein, which translates to MGLVTAKEVAKAIKTDKYGVLGTFSGWLLMKVLQISTLNKIYNRNKHLQDVEFLNAILDEFQIKFEIPEEDLKRLPKEGPYITISNHPLGGIDGILLLKLMLEREPNFKIIANFLLHRIEPLKPYIMPVNPFETHKDAKSSVIGLKETFRHLSDGKPLGMFPAGEVSTYKDGKLVVDREWEEGAIKVIRKAQVPVIPIYFHAKNSKFFYMLSKLGDTLRTAKLPSELLTQKDRIIKVRIGKPISVAEQNEYETLESYSEFLRKKTYMLANPFEKESKLINTPSLKIPKPVKEIVGSANHEKMIAEVEKLRQMDTRLLQSKNYEVFLVKAQEIPNILHEIGRLREVTFREVGEGTNESIDIDKFDQYYDHMFLWDDEAKQIAGAYRMGLGSQIFAKYGIDGFYLQDLFRFEPELYDMMSKSIEMGRAFIVKDYQQKPMPLFLLWKGIVHTTLRYPEHKFLIGGVSISNQFSDFSKSLMIEFMKSNYYDPYVAQYVHPKKEFKVKLKDADKDFIFNETEADLNKFDKIIDEIEPGNLRLPVLIKKYIKQNARVIAFNVDPMFNNAVDGLMYIRIADLPESTVKPVMEEFQAELERKLSEKGE; encoded by the coding sequence ATGGGTTTAGTTACCGCTAAAGAAGTTGCAAAAGCAATAAAGACAGATAAATATGGAGTTCTTGGAACTTTTTCTGGCTGGTTGCTGATGAAAGTACTTCAAATTTCTACTCTTAATAAAATTTACAACAGAAACAAACATTTACAAGATGTTGAGTTTTTGAATGCTATATTAGATGAATTTCAAATCAAATTTGAGATTCCTGAAGAAGACTTAAAAAGATTACCAAAAGAAGGTCCTTATATTACAATTTCAAATCATCCTCTTGGAGGAATTGACGGTATTTTACTTTTAAAATTAATGCTTGAAAGAGAGCCTAATTTCAAAATTATTGCCAATTTCCTTCTGCATAGAATTGAACCGTTAAAACCCTACATTATGCCTGTAAATCCTTTTGAAACTCATAAGGATGCAAAATCAAGCGTGATAGGATTAAAAGAAACTTTTCGCCATTTAAGTGATGGCAAACCATTAGGAATGTTTCCAGCTGGAGAAGTTTCTACTTATAAAGATGGTAAACTTGTAGTGGATAGAGAATGGGAAGAGGGTGCTATCAAAGTAATACGAAAAGCACAAGTTCCGGTAATACCAATTTATTTCCATGCCAAAAACAGCAAGTTTTTTTACATGTTATCAAAATTAGGGGATACATTAAGAACTGCTAAACTTCCATCAGAGTTACTAACTCAAAAAGACCGTATTATTAAAGTAAGAATTGGAAAACCAATTTCTGTTGCAGAACAAAACGAGTACGAAACTCTTGAGTCGTATTCAGAATTTTTACGCAAAAAAACATATATGCTTGCAAATCCTTTCGAAAAGGAATCGAAGCTAATAAATACACCTAGTTTAAAAATTCCAAAACCTGTAAAAGAAATTGTAGGAAGTGCCAATCACGAAAAAATGATTGCTGAAGTTGAAAAGCTTCGTCAAATGGATACCCGTCTTTTACAAAGTAAAAATTACGAAGTCTTTTTAGTAAAAGCTCAAGAGATACCTAATATATTACATGAAATTGGTCGTTTAAGAGAGGTTACTTTTAGAGAAGTAGGAGAAGGGACAAATGAATCTATTGATATTGATAAATTTGATCAATACTATGACCATATGTTTTTGTGGGATGATGAAGCAAAACAAATTGCTGGTGCTTACCGCATGGGATTAGGTTCTCAAATTTTTGCAAAATATGGTATTGATGGATTTTATCTTCAAGACTTATTTAGGTTCGAACCAGAACTTTATGATATGATGAGCAAGTCTATCGAAATGGGACGTGCATTCATTGTTAAAGATTACCAACAAAAACCAATGCCTTTATTCCTATTATGGAAAGGTATTGTTCACACTACTTTACGTTACCCTGAGCACAAGTTCTTAATTGGCGGTGTAAGCATTAGTAATCAGTTTTCTGATTTCTCAAAATCTTTGATGATTGAGTTTATGAAATCCAATTATTATGATCCTTACGTTGCTCAATACGTTCATCCTAAAAAAGAATTTAAAGTAAAATTAAAAGATGCCGATAAGGATTTCATCTTTAATGAAACTGAAGCCGATTTAAACAAGTTCGACAAAATAATTGACGAAATAGAACCAGGAAATTTACGTCTACCTGTTTTGATTAAAAAATACATCAAACAGAATGCACGCGTAATTGCTTTTAATGTTGATCCAATGTTCAACAATGCTGTTGATGGCTTAATGTATATTAGAATTGCTGATTTACCTGAAAGTACCGTTAAACCTGTAATGGAAGAATTTCAGGCTGAACTGGAAAGAAAATTATCTGAAAAAGGAGAATAA
- a CDS encoding M48 family metallopeptidase: MKILFKGLSIIALFFAVWLLLAQIDFVSIFGIKEAKSTTETNIGNLIWDEIKSTEEIIVNDTVTKTIDKLIKPICDDNGINQDSLKVHVIKNNEVNAFALPGNHLVVYTGLIDASKNESALIGVLGHEIAHIENRHVMKKLSKEIGFSVLLSLTGGSGSTEVIKEIFHSLSSSAYDRSLEREADITSVEYMLNSKVNPAPFADFLYEMSIDSSFSEALAWVSTHPEAEERAKYVLEFIKGKKQKYKTVLLQTEWKAFKKANKDL; the protein is encoded by the coding sequence ATGAAAATACTATTTAAAGGTTTAAGTATCATTGCACTTTTCTTTGCGGTTTGGTTATTATTGGCACAAATAGATTTTGTTTCAATATTTGGAATTAAAGAAGCCAAAAGCACGACTGAAACAAATATAGGAAATCTTATTTGGGATGAAATAAAATCTACAGAAGAAATTATTGTAAATGATACAGTAACTAAAACTATTGATAAGCTTATAAAGCCAATTTGTGACGATAACGGAATAAATCAAGATAGTTTGAAAGTTCATGTAATAAAAAACAATGAAGTAAATGCTTTTGCTTTGCCAGGAAATCATTTGGTAGTTTACACAGGTTTAATAGATGCTTCTAAAAATGAATCCGCACTAATAGGAGTTCTTGGGCATGAAATTGCTCATATTGAAAATAGACATGTGATGAAAAAGCTTTCTAAAGAAATTGGTTTTTCAGTACTTCTATCATTAACTGGTGGTAGCGGAAGTACCGAAGTTATCAAAGAAATTTTTCATAGTCTATCTTCATCGGCATATGATAGATCCTTAGAAAGAGAAGCTGACATTACTAGTGTTGAATATATGCTAAATTCTAAAGTAAACCCAGCTCCATTTGCAGACTTTTTATATGAAATGTCGATTGATAGTTCTTTTTCTGAGGCATTAGCATGGGTAAGTACTCATCCTGAAGCAGAAGAAAGAGCGAAGTATGTTCTTGAGTTTATAAAAGGTAAAAAGCAAAAATATAAAACAGTTTTATTACAGACTGAATGGAAGGCTTTTAAAAAAGCAAATAAAGATTTATAA
- a CDS encoding DUF4870 domain-containing protein, giving the protein MNAHLFFGYKPAESELERASSSYLMSLVAVLGGLPLPIMNLLASVLFYLGNKKSTPFVKWHCTQALFAQLSMFFFNTVGFWWTISVIFKGAQATNYYIAYMITIVLFNLFEFFATLYLATQTRKGQHIEMYFVGDITNLTYPIKNENTI; this is encoded by the coding sequence ATGAATGCACATTTGTTTTTTGGTTATAAACCAGCAGAAAGTGAACTCGAAAGGGCATCTAGCAGCTACTTAATGTCGCTGGTAGCAGTTTTAGGTGGTTTGCCATTACCTATTATGAACCTGCTTGCTTCAGTACTTTTTTATTTAGGAAATAAAAAAAGTACACCCTTTGTAAAATGGCATTGTACTCAAGCGTTATTTGCTCAACTTAGTATGTTCTTTTTTAATACTGTTGGGTTTTGGTGGACCATTTCGGTGATTTTTAAAGGAGCTCAAGCAACCAATTATTACATTGCTTATATGATTACGATTGTATTGTTTAATTTATTTGAGTTTTTTGCTACACTATATTTAGCTACACAAACAAGAAAAGGTCAGCATATCGAAATGTACTTTGTAGGTGATATTACTAATTTAACTTACCCTATTAAAAATGAAAATACTATTTAA
- a CDS encoding DUF2752 domain-containing protein: MKKNKLYNLVLTACFLGCSWLFFFEFFAHSSSNIDLTACLFKRITTIPCPSCGVTRAIQEIIQGNIISSLLINPFGIIVALIMFGVPFWIIYDYLSKKETFYTFYLKAESIIRTKKIAIFLVFLVLLNWIWNIYKQL, encoded by the coding sequence ATGAAAAAAAACAAGCTATACAATCTTGTTTTAACAGCTTGTTTTTTAGGATGTAGTTGGTTGTTCTTTTTTGAGTTCTTTGCTCACTCTTCATCAAATATTGATTTAACAGCTTGTCTTTTTAAAAGAATAACCACTATTCCTTGTCCTTCTTGTGGGGTTACAAGAGCAATTCAGGAAATTATACAAGGGAATATTATTTCTTCCTTACTTATAAATCCATTTGGCATAATTGTAGCTTTAATTATGTTTGGTGTACCTTTTTGGATTATTTATGATTATCTATCAAAAAAGGAAACTTTTTATACTTTTTATTTAAAAGCCGAATCAATTATTAGAACAAAAAAAATCGCTATTTTTCTTGTATTTCTTGTTCTTTTAAATTGGATTTGGAATATTTACAAACAACTATGA
- a CDS encoding TM2 domain-containing protein — translation MDAQKVDMYLLMNNKYFEEHQLNAIREKLLSLDEDQWNRLQFTQYKDPTTALLISIFAGAYGIDRFYIGDTGMGVGKLLTCGGLGIWAIVDWFLIQGATKEKNVEKFFNALM, via the coding sequence ATGGACGCACAAAAGGTTGACATGTATTTATTGATGAATAACAAGTACTTTGAGGAACATCAATTAAATGCAATTAGAGAAAAACTTTTATCACTTGACGAAGATCAATGGAATAGACTTCAGTTTACACAGTACAAAGATCCAACTACAGCTTTATTAATTTCAATTTTCGCAGGTGCTTATGGTATCGATCGTTTTTATATTGGAGATACTGGTATGGGAGTAGGGAAGTTGCTAACTTGTGGAGGTCTTGGTATTTGGGCTATTGTTGACTGGTTCTTAATCCAAGGTGCAACTAAAGAAAAAAATGTAGAGAAATTCTTCAATGCATTAATGTAA